Proteins from a single region of Granulicella tundricola MP5ACTX9:
- a CDS encoding sensor histidine kinase — MRAPSLVFFILTFAARLLYAQADDDLRHLTLSSWTTGQGLPQNFITAIDQTPDGFLWVGTRGGLARFDGLNFRTSFANEPAGIHSAVNDIAHDADGRLWITTNLGLISETHGIWQQVSLPANENGQPGRLARSHDGTLLVRLGETVWHLDPRTLHFSPVYGMPAKLRSFAEDGSGNLWLTDGEAVTEIEPGGKTSRFPLHDAGLIKVERDGRVYAGDGHHLYRFEGTGFMRMEKSGTEEFVDMTIAHDGSLWMAAGGLEGISRKTGQGLQRMSMREGLASNDVRLLFEDRDGAMWLGTISGLQLLRRGSFVSYANEGLAAVTAQYDAIFQAADRSIWTGTLQDGISVFRDGRWKTFAIKEGVRRGQVRGFAEDGAMPIVAIADYGLFRWNGRRYEKMPNVPAGYVTSPLRTADGSLWFSIVRQGLFRLRDGKLQSFGAAEGLTDTRIWCLLPDHEGGVYAGSNGGIFHFSNGQWKHEFLELHETVLTLAYNSAGELLAGTNSGLTILGHSGAKTIGRAQGLLSDPVLQLVEDAERSVWVATSAGISRITAPQMDAFRTGRSQKVIPQLFTDHDGLPSRDLLPVSHVLGLRAADGRLWFAMQRGPASGNALPEAAPVAMHDDIAIDGIGQPDETVRVRPGRHRLIFAFTAPSFDASEMIRFRYRLIGWDNAWIDAGGLREATYAGLPPGHFSFEVQAIGRGGVAGPIARIPSVDLLPFFWQTRWFVVLAAIIGIALIIEFTRRRTLLRARRMSLLFQERAAERERIAYLIHDTVIQDLIGATLYLEIAEMELAAGELDPSKPLEGLAARLRESIARSRSMVANLHATSLPEHSLLDVLRLAEAEFRLAAQPAFRVSYTGEPRAIDPLLRDEVYRVCREAIANAFRHANAQNINVHTDFEPHALAVEIVDDGLGMDETLQRIGRPGHFGLPAMRSHMERIGAAFSIESAPGKGTRVRLRTHTSSRTRVWSWLRAHGHGRLSRHS, encoded by the coding sequence TTGCGCGCCCCCTCTCTTGTCTTCTTCATCCTGACCTTCGCCGCCAGGCTCCTGTATGCGCAGGCTGATGACGACCTGCGCCATCTCACGCTCAGTAGCTGGACAACCGGGCAGGGGCTGCCACAGAACTTCATCACCGCCATCGACCAGACGCCGGACGGCTTTCTCTGGGTCGGCACGCGCGGAGGCCTCGCACGCTTTGACGGGCTGAACTTCCGCACCTCCTTTGCCAATGAACCGGCTGGCATCCACAGCGCTGTCAATGACATTGCTCATGATGCCGACGGCCGTTTATGGATCACGACCAACCTGGGCCTGATCTCAGAGACCCACGGCATCTGGCAGCAGGTGTCGCTCCCTGCGAATGAAAACGGACAGCCAGGGCGACTGGCACGGTCGCATGACGGCACGCTTCTGGTCCGGCTTGGCGAGACTGTCTGGCACCTGGATCCCCGCACGCTGCACTTCAGCCCCGTGTACGGTATGCCCGCAAAACTGCGCAGCTTCGCAGAAGACGGCAGCGGCAATCTATGGCTCACTGACGGGGAGGCGGTGACGGAGATCGAGCCCGGTGGCAAGACTTCACGGTTTCCGCTCCATGACGCAGGCCTTATCAAGGTTGAGAGAGATGGGCGTGTCTACGCGGGAGACGGTCATCATCTTTACCGGTTTGAAGGCACAGGCTTCATGCGGATGGAGAAGAGCGGCACGGAAGAGTTCGTCGATATGACGATCGCTCATGACGGCTCGTTGTGGATGGCGGCCGGGGGGCTTGAAGGTATCTCCCGCAAGACCGGCCAAGGCCTGCAGCGCATGAGTATGCGGGAAGGGCTCGCCTCCAACGATGTTCGTCTACTCTTTGAAGATCGCGACGGGGCAATGTGGCTTGGGACTATCTCCGGGCTGCAACTTCTGCGGCGCGGCTCGTTCGTATCGTATGCGAATGAGGGTTTGGCTGCGGTTACCGCGCAGTATGACGCCATCTTTCAGGCTGCCGACCGATCCATCTGGACCGGGACGCTGCAAGATGGGATCTCAGTCTTTCGTGATGGCAGATGGAAGACCTTTGCGATCAAGGAAGGTGTGCGACGAGGCCAGGTGCGTGGCTTTGCGGAAGACGGAGCAATGCCTATCGTTGCCATCGCGGACTATGGGCTCTTCCGCTGGAACGGAAGACGCTACGAGAAGATGCCGAATGTTCCGGCAGGCTATGTCACATCACCCCTACGCACTGCGGACGGTAGCCTCTGGTTCAGCATCGTCCGGCAAGGACTCTTCCGTCTGCGGGATGGCAAGCTTCAGTCGTTCGGAGCAGCCGAAGGGCTGACCGATACAAGGATATGGTGCCTGCTTCCGGACCATGAAGGGGGCGTGTACGCAGGCTCCAACGGCGGTATCTTCCACTTCAGTAACGGCCAGTGGAAGCACGAGTTTTTAGAGCTGCATGAGACTGTCCTGACGCTGGCCTATAACTCGGCGGGAGAGCTTCTGGCCGGCACCAATAGCGGGCTTACGATCCTTGGTCACAGCGGAGCCAAAACGATTGGCCGCGCCCAGGGCCTGCTGAGTGATCCTGTGCTGCAGCTTGTTGAAGACGCGGAGCGTAGTGTGTGGGTGGCCACCTCAGCGGGAATCAGCCGCATAACCGCGCCGCAGATGGATGCGTTTCGCACGGGCCGTTCGCAGAAGGTCATCCCTCAACTCTTTACGGATCACGATGGTCTCCCCAGTCGAGATCTTCTGCCTGTCAGCCATGTCCTCGGGCTGAGAGCGGCAGATGGGCGGCTCTGGTTCGCGATGCAGCGCGGACCGGCCTCCGGGAACGCGTTGCCGGAGGCCGCGCCGGTTGCCATGCATGACGACATCGCCATTGACGGCATCGGGCAACCGGATGAGACCGTCCGCGTGCGGCCTGGACGTCATCGCCTGATCTTCGCATTTACCGCGCCGTCATTCGACGCGTCGGAGATGATTCGTTTTCGCTACAGGCTCATCGGTTGGGATAACGCCTGGATTGATGCCGGGGGCCTGCGTGAAGCAACGTATGCAGGACTACCTCCTGGACACTTCAGCTTTGAGGTGCAGGCTATCGGCCGTGGTGGTGTTGCAGGTCCAATCGCACGCATCCCTTCGGTCGATCTGCTGCCCTTCTTCTGGCAGACACGATGGTTCGTTGTGCTCGCGGCGATCATCGGCATAGCGCTCATCATCGAGTTCACACGCCGCCGCACATTGCTTCGCGCTCGCCGCATGAGTCTTCTCTTTCAGGAGCGTGCGGCGGAACGTGAGCGCATCGCGTATCTCATCCACGACACCGTCATCCAGGATCTCATCGGCGCAACGCTCTATCTCGAGATTGCTGAGATGGAGTTGGCCGCCGGGGAGCTTGATCCGAGCAAGCCTCTCGAAGGTCTGGCTGCGAGACTGCGCGAGAGCATCGCGCGCAGCCGCAGCATGGTCGCGAACCTGCATGCGACCTCCCTGCCGGAGCATAGTCTGCTGGATGTGTTGCGGTTGGCTGAAGCGGAGTTTCGGCTCGCCGCGCAGCCCGCGTTCCGCGTGAGCTATACGGGAGAGCCACGGGCGATCGATCCGCTTCTACGCGATGAGGTCTACCGCGTTTGCAGGGAGGCGATCGCGAACGCCTTTCGCCATGCGAATGCGCAAAACATCAATGTTCATACGGATTTTGAGCCGCACGCTCTCGCCGTGGAGATCGTGGACGACGGCCTCGGCATGGATGAAACGCTGCAGAGAATCGGCCGCCCTGGACACTTCGGGCTCCCGGCGATGCGCTCTCACATGGAGCGCATCGGTGCCGCGTTCAGCATCGAATCCGCTCCCGGAAAAGGTACTCGCGTTCGACTTCGCACACACACTTCTTCGCGAACTCGCGTATGGTCATGGTTGCGAGCGCATGGACACGGCCGGTTATCGCGCCACTCGTAG
- the pulA gene encoding pullulanase-type alpha-1,6-glucosidase, with protein sequence MQRKFCLGVFRLFVFLLCGLGVVLQAQTPIPANHIRIHYHRADAVYTGWTVYGFGQTTEDTSNFESGPVQVTGTDSFGAFFDVGVVAGASGAQSVGIIVHMGDTKDTPQNEYADPSQGSNFYQLSGATSLTTTQPPIPVNHKNPNIPANTARIHFYRPDGIYTNWTVYAFNDTTEDESNYNSGPIFPTGTDAYGAYYDVPLIPNPNDLGFIVHNIATGTKNTPADLHLDVADYNEAWIISGDPTVYLTQPTAAQLLNANFLKLQAFWIDKKTILIQNAYAAPGGSYYLSSDKSAALALGANGVTGGTKVTLKASGSLTAQQIARFPQLATGYTVLTLPANISAAAYLNLVQGQLAVTVLKSDGTSSYATGVQNAGVLDDLYAYTGQLGVIVRHSGFDDCWSDFADDEDGRVKVKVWAPTAQTMKLQLFKASTDTAPAQVVTMHEHDGVWVAKLDESWIGKYYLLDEMVYAPSTRQVVENIVSDPYSIDIALNGTKSRLTDVDADSNKPYGWDFDRSPYLDRLNDLTIYELHLRDFSIGDKTVPTAHRGMYLAFTDRNSDGMEHLRTLAQSGLKAVHLLPTFHFNSVNEDKSTWATTPDLTSFAPDSQSQQAAVTAIQSADAYNWGYDPDHYLAPEGSYAVNPDQRVREYREMVMSLHHAGLRVIQDVVFNHTSGFGEATNSILDEVVPDYYNRLDADGNLETGSCCADTATEHLMMGKLQQDAILWNAKKYKIDGFRFDIMSFTFVKNLEEIKKALAKLTPERDGIDGSKIYIYGEGFSFGETANSALGVNAQQSNLFGTGIGSFNDRMRDGVRGGGPFDDERVQGFATGLLTDPSLYTTSIAGTSAADQQSTLLHRTDWIKVGLTGNLRDYTFVDATGKTITGAQLDYQGQPTGYTATPIEAVNYVSVHDNQDLFDTIQVKASLNDSSAIRAKRQVLAMSLVALGQGVPFFHAGDDLLRSRDMDQNAYDSGDWFNKIDWTGTGNNWGIGLPIASQNSSQWSFQQPLLANGAYKPQPADIQSTTRAFQTFLRIRESSPLFSMSNAAEIQQHLTFLNAGPSQVPGLIVMNLQANARNYGPYGQIVVVFNASDQEQSFTAAQLKGLTLKLDPLQAEADPTLKETARFDRQKGTLTVPSLTTVVFVNQ encoded by the coding sequence ATGCAGCGTAAATTCTGCCTGGGAGTTTTCCGTCTCTTTGTTTTCCTGCTTTGCGGCCTTGGTGTGGTCCTCCAGGCGCAGACGCCCATTCCAGCAAACCATATCCGCATCCACTATCACCGTGCCGATGCCGTTTACACGGGATGGACCGTCTACGGGTTCGGCCAGACGACGGAAGATACCAGCAACTTCGAGAGCGGCCCCGTCCAGGTCACGGGCACGGATAGCTTTGGCGCATTCTTTGACGTGGGCGTGGTGGCGGGCGCGTCAGGGGCGCAGAGCGTCGGCATCATCGTGCACATGGGCGATACCAAGGACACGCCGCAGAATGAGTATGCCGACCCATCACAAGGCAGCAACTTCTACCAACTTTCCGGTGCCACCTCTCTCACCACCACGCAGCCGCCGATCCCCGTCAATCATAAGAATCCCAATATCCCCGCGAATACGGCGCGAATTCACTTTTATCGTCCGGATGGGATCTACACCAACTGGACCGTCTATGCCTTCAACGATACGACAGAGGATGAAAGCAACTACAACAGCGGTCCCATCTTCCCAACCGGCACTGATGCGTACGGGGCTTATTACGATGTACCCCTGATCCCCAATCCGAACGACCTCGGCTTCATCGTCCATAACATCGCGACTGGCACGAAGAACACCCCTGCGGACCTGCACCTGGATGTCGCGGACTACAACGAAGCCTGGATCATCTCCGGCGATCCAACAGTCTACCTGACTCAGCCAACTGCGGCACAGTTGCTGAACGCAAACTTCCTCAAGCTGCAGGCCTTCTGGATCGACAAGAAGACAATCCTGATCCAGAACGCCTACGCGGCACCCGGCGGCAGCTACTACCTCTCCAGTGACAAGAGCGCGGCCCTGGCGCTCGGAGCCAACGGCGTCACAGGCGGGACTAAGGTGACGTTAAAGGCTAGCGGCTCCCTGACGGCGCAGCAGATTGCCCGGTTCCCCCAGCTTGCAACCGGGTACACAGTCTTGACGCTGCCCGCAAACATCTCAGCGGCGGCCTACCTTAACCTGGTACAGGGACAGCTCGCAGTGACGGTGCTGAAGAGCGACGGAACCTCAAGCTATGCCACCGGGGTCCAGAACGCGGGAGTGCTGGACGATCTCTATGCGTACACCGGTCAGCTTGGCGTAATCGTGCGGCACTCCGGCTTTGATGACTGCTGGTCTGACTTCGCCGACGATGAAGACGGGCGCGTCAAGGTAAAGGTCTGGGCGCCCACCGCGCAGACGATGAAGCTGCAGCTCTTCAAGGCATCCACCGATACGGCTCCGGCGCAGGTCGTCACCATGCATGAGCATGATGGCGTCTGGGTGGCGAAGCTGGATGAGTCATGGATCGGCAAATACTACCTGCTGGATGAGATGGTCTACGCACCCAGCACACGCCAGGTCGTGGAGAATATCGTGTCCGATCCTTACTCGATCGACATTGCACTCAACGGCACAAAGAGCCGCCTCACGGATGTCGACGCCGACTCGAACAAGCCATACGGCTGGGACTTCGATCGTTCGCCCTACTTGGATCGCCTGAACGACCTGACGATCTATGAGCTGCACTTGCGGGACTTCAGCATCGGCGATAAAACGGTTCCGACCGCTCACCGCGGCATGTACCTCGCATTCACGGACCGGAACTCGGATGGCATGGAGCATCTGCGGACCTTGGCACAGTCAGGCCTCAAGGCCGTGCATCTGCTGCCCACCTTCCACTTCAACAGTGTGAATGAGGATAAGAGCACCTGGGCGACGACCCCGGACCTCACCTCCTTTGCACCGGACTCACAAAGCCAGCAGGCTGCCGTCACCGCAATCCAGAGTGCCGACGCCTACAACTGGGGTTACGACCCGGATCACTACCTAGCCCCAGAAGGCAGCTACGCCGTCAACCCCGATCAGCGCGTCCGGGAGTATCGCGAGATGGTCATGAGCCTGCACCACGCCGGCCTGCGCGTGATCCAGGATGTGGTCTTCAATCACACCAGCGGCTTCGGTGAGGCGACGAACTCGATCCTCGACGAGGTCGTGCCGGACTACTATAACCGCCTGGACGCAGACGGCAATCTGGAGACCGGAAGCTGCTGCGCCGATACGGCCACAGAACATCTCATGATGGGCAAGCTACAGCAGGATGCCATCCTGTGGAACGCCAAGAAGTACAAGATCGACGGCTTCCGTTTCGACATTATGAGCTTCACCTTCGTCAAGAATCTGGAGGAGATCAAGAAGGCCCTTGCAAAGCTCACGCCTGAGCGCGACGGGATCGACGGAAGCAAGATCTACATCTACGGCGAAGGCTTCAGCTTTGGCGAGACCGCCAACAGCGCACTCGGCGTCAACGCTCAGCAGTCCAACCTCTTCGGCACAGGCATCGGCAGCTTCAACGACCGCATGCGCGATGGCGTTCGCGGCGGCGGCCCGTTTGACGACGAGCGTGTCCAGGGCTTCGCCACCGGCTTGCTCACTGACCCAAGCCTCTACACAACCTCCATCGCCGGAACCTCTGCCGCAGACCAGCAGTCGACGCTCCTCCATCGCACCGACTGGATCAAGGTTGGCCTGACCGGCAACCTGCGCGACTACACCTTCGTCGATGCCACCGGCAAGACGATCACCGGTGCGCAGCTCGACTACCAGGGCCAGCCGACAGGCTACACCGCCACGCCGATCGAAGCAGTCAACTACGTCTCCGTCCACGACAACCAGGATCTCTTCGACACCATCCAGGTCAAGGCCTCGCTCAACGACTCGTCCGCCATCCGTGCCAAGCGTCAGGTCCTCGCAATGAGCCTCGTCGCCCTCGGCCAGGGCGTGCCCTTCTTCCATGCCGGCGACGATCTACTGCGGTCAAGGGACATGGATCAGAACGCCTATGACTCTGGAGACTGGTTCAACAAGATCGACTGGACGGGGACCGGCAACAACTGGGGCATCGGCCTGCCCATCGCCAGCCAGAACAGCTCGCAGTGGAGCTTCCAGCAACCGCTGCTCGCCAACGGTGCCTACAAACCGCAACCAGCCGATATCCAGAGCACAACCCGCGCCTTCCAGACCTTCCTGCGCATTCGCGAGAGCTCGCCGCTCTTCAGCATGTCCAACGCAGCGGAGATCCAGCAGCACCTCACGTTCCTGAACGCGGGTCCGTCCCAGGTCCCCGGCCTGATCGTGATGAATCTGCAGGCGAACGCACGCAACTATGGTCCTTACGGCCAGATCGTCGTAGTCTTCAACGCCAGCGACCAGGAGCAGAGCTTCACAGCGGCGCAGTTGAAAGGCCTTACCCTCAAACTTGATCCGCTGCAGGCAGAGGCCGATCCAACCCTGAAGGAGACCGCCAGGTTCGACCGCCAGAAAGGAACGCTCACCGTCCCCTCCCTGACCACGGTCGTCTTCGTCAACCAGTAG
- a CDS encoding mandelate racemase/muconate lactonizing enzyme family protein: protein MQTDRRNLLKTALTAGAAAMAPGAALGQFLNAPRHGLPGNLQERYAKLDAVLQQPVFKREQFTSPVIIESVELLHYKNSYLCRVRSKDGAEGISISNSQQMAVLYPLFVDRIAPFFIGKDARDIESLIPAVTVYESNYKTQSLAIWVPIATIEFAILDMFGKMANKSIGLLISDKIYNPSISVYQANGERDNTAEEVIEHLKRDVALSHAKAIKFKLGGRMSHTESPKGRSEKLIPLVRKTFGDQMIISADANGSYTANQAIPIGKLMQEYKYAFYEEPVPFDWYEETKKVGDALEIPIAGGEQEPSTHNFRWLIANGGLSIVQQDMFYFGGMMRCMQVARMANAFGKQCIPHISSTGLGYLYMMHFVSAIPNSGPYHEFKEFNNTLPYKCATSTLVPDANGVIKVPTGPGVGVEIDPDYIAKHEVPL, encoded by the coding sequence ATGCAGACCGACCGCCGCAATCTACTGAAGACCGCACTTACCGCAGGGGCCGCCGCGATGGCTCCCGGCGCTGCGCTTGGCCAGTTCCTCAACGCTCCCCGTCATGGCCTGCCGGGCAACCTGCAGGAGCGCTATGCGAAGCTGGACGCCGTGCTGCAGCAGCCGGTCTTCAAGCGCGAACAGTTCACCTCTCCGGTGATTATTGAGAGCGTTGAGTTGCTGCACTATAAGAACTCCTATCTGTGCCGGGTGCGGTCGAAGGATGGGGCGGAGGGGATTTCGATCTCGAACTCGCAGCAGATGGCGGTGCTGTATCCGCTGTTCGTGGATCGGATTGCGCCATTCTTTATTGGAAAAGACGCTCGCGATATCGAGAGCCTGATTCCGGCGGTGACGGTCTACGAGAGCAACTATAAGACGCAGAGCCTGGCGATCTGGGTGCCGATTGCGACGATCGAGTTTGCAATTCTGGATATGTTTGGCAAGATGGCGAACAAGTCGATTGGCCTGTTGATCAGCGACAAGATCTATAACCCTTCGATCTCCGTGTACCAAGCGAACGGTGAGCGGGACAACACGGCGGAGGAGGTTATCGAACATCTGAAGCGGGATGTGGCGCTGTCTCACGCGAAGGCGATCAAGTTCAAGCTGGGCGGGCGGATGAGCCATACGGAGTCTCCGAAGGGCCGCAGCGAAAAGCTGATTCCGCTGGTGCGCAAGACGTTCGGCGACCAGATGATTATCTCTGCCGATGCGAACGGATCGTATACGGCGAATCAGGCGATCCCGATCGGCAAGCTGATGCAGGAGTACAAGTACGCGTTCTACGAAGAGCCTGTGCCGTTCGACTGGTATGAGGAGACGAAGAAGGTTGGGGATGCGCTGGAGATTCCGATTGCGGGCGGTGAGCAGGAGCCGAGTACGCATAACTTCCGCTGGCTGATTGCGAACGGCGGGCTTTCGATTGTGCAGCAGGATATGTTTTACTTTGGCGGCATGATGCGGTGCATGCAGGTGGCGCGGATGGCGAATGCGTTCGGCAAGCAGTGCATTCCACACATCTCGTCTACTGGGCTGGGGTATCTGTACATGATGCACTTTGTCTCCGCGATCCCGAACTCCGGGCCGTATCACGAGTTCAAGGAGTTCAATAACACGCTGCCTTACAAGTGCGCGACCTCCACGCTGGTGCCGGATGCGAATGGCGTGATCAAGGTTCCTACAGGGCCGGGGGTTGGCGTGGAGATCGATCCTGATTACATTGCCAAGCACGAGGTGCCGTTGTAG
- a CDS encoding outer membrane beta-barrel protein produces the protein MINSRHSLRSSLVPLSFLALSLAAPGLSAQEFRGTISGSVTDPTGAAISGAQVLIRETATGTLNKTLTDASGQYVVPFLPPGTYEVSVEMTGFKKVLRSGLTLESAAHPIIDLTLPLGNTQETISVNADTPLVDTANSSVGQVITTHQVEDFPINGRTPLVLTELAVGVVATSYPSQVHPFDNNGASSFSIGGTPQQTSEILLDGSPDTVWSGAIAYSPIQEAVQEVSVRAFDTDAGFGHTIGGVMNQITKSGSNAYHGSLYEFGVVSPLGANSYFNKHVSNPANIKPRPVPHFNQFGGTFGGPIRIPHVFNGTDKLFFFVAAEGLPDSTPSSTLLTVPTAAERTGDFSALLPLGCPKGYLGTDPSHCSDGTVNAYQIFNPFTAVQNGTTVTRSPIANNNLAAAGLPLNAIALNYLKLYPAANIPAANADGTQNYISNSPASDSFNNEFIRIDWNMSARSHMVVDYRRNLRINHKFDYFDNGATGQGSTRGNRGATVDEVFTVNPSTVLDVRANWTDNYEYTYPASTSFSPTTIGFPASLTAGSRFPMLPFLNFSTFQTLGFNTASNDPAQSYQLFGDLVKVAGRHTIKVGGDGRQYRLDLTTFGDASGNFTFGPTFLQSSSSGSAPKPVAYELASFLLGLPTAGNYTQATTANMHAYYMAFFVQDDWRVNDNLTFNLGLRYDHQNPQEEKLSRVVNGFNPTAATNVSGAAAAAYAASPISQVPAGSFNTSGGLTYPTGATNGAIYQTLSHNVSPRIGFSFTPPALNKKTVIRGGFAMFVQPINLSNLGANGTTSSSAQVNNEGFTSTTPYVATNNNYLTTANTLSNPFPNGFTVAPGSSLGASTFLGQTVAFAAPAVHDPYSLRWNLGVQQSLTPSLLVEVDYVGNHSVHLPVGATQLNVIPRQLLSTLATRDNTLAASYNGTSCLAM, from the coding sequence ATGATCAACTCGCGCCACTCTCTCCGCTCTTCCCTCGTGCCCCTTTCGTTCCTCGCTCTCTCGCTGGCCGCGCCCGGTCTCAGCGCACAGGAGTTCCGCGGCACCATCTCCGGCTCCGTGACCGACCCCACCGGAGCCGCCATCTCAGGCGCGCAAGTCCTCATCCGCGAGACCGCCACCGGCACCCTCAACAAGACCCTCACCGACGCCTCCGGCCAGTATGTAGTCCCCTTCCTCCCGCCCGGCACCTATGAGGTCTCGGTCGAGATGACCGGCTTCAAGAAGGTCCTCCGCAGCGGACTGACACTGGAGTCCGCCGCCCACCCCATCATCGATCTCACCCTCCCCCTCGGGAACACGCAGGAGACCATCAGCGTCAACGCGGACACGCCGCTCGTCGACACCGCAAACTCATCCGTAGGCCAGGTCATCACCACCCATCAGGTTGAAGACTTCCCCATCAACGGCCGCACGCCGCTCGTCCTGACGGAGCTTGCAGTCGGCGTCGTGGCCACCTCTTACCCGTCCCAGGTCCACCCCTTCGATAACAACGGCGCGTCCAGCTTCAGCATCGGCGGAACCCCGCAGCAGACCAGCGAGATCCTGCTCGATGGCTCACCGGACACGGTCTGGAGCGGCGCCATCGCGTACAGCCCCATCCAGGAAGCCGTGCAGGAGGTCAGCGTGCGTGCGTTCGATACCGACGCCGGATTTGGCCACACCATCGGTGGCGTCATGAACCAGATCACGAAGTCCGGATCGAACGCCTACCACGGCTCGCTCTATGAGTTCGGCGTCGTCTCGCCCCTCGGTGCCAATAGCTACTTCAACAAGCACGTCAGCAACCCCGCCAACATCAAGCCCAGGCCGGTGCCGCACTTCAACCAGTTCGGCGGAACCTTCGGCGGCCCCATCCGCATTCCCCACGTGTTCAACGGGACGGACAAGCTCTTCTTTTTCGTAGCGGCAGAAGGATTGCCGGATTCCACACCCTCCTCCACCCTGCTAACCGTCCCCACAGCCGCCGAACGCACCGGCGACTTCTCCGCCCTGCTGCCGCTCGGTTGCCCCAAAGGCTATCTCGGCACAGACCCCAGCCACTGCTCTGACGGCACCGTCAACGCGTACCAGATCTTCAACCCCTTCACCGCCGTGCAGAACGGCACCACGGTCACCCGCTCGCCGATCGCCAACAACAACCTCGCCGCCGCTGGCCTGCCCCTGAACGCCATCGCGCTGAACTACCTGAAGCTTTACCCTGCCGCAAATATCCCGGCCGCCAACGCGGACGGTACGCAAAACTACATCAGCAACTCGCCCGCATCAGACTCCTTCAACAACGAGTTCATCCGCATCGACTGGAACATGAGCGCACGCAGCCACATGGTCGTGGACTATCGCCGCAACCTGCGCATCAATCACAAGTTCGACTACTTTGATAACGGCGCCACCGGCCAGGGCTCCACGCGCGGCAACCGCGGCGCAACCGTCGACGAGGTCTTCACCGTCAATCCATCCACAGTCCTCGACGTCCGCGCCAACTGGACCGACAACTACGAATACACCTACCCCGCCAGCACCTCGTTCTCCCCCACCACCATCGGCTTCCCAGCCTCGCTCACCGCTGGCAGCCGCTTCCCCATGCTGCCCTTCCTGAACTTCAGCACCTTCCAGACGCTCGGCTTCAACACTGCCAGCAACGATCCTGCGCAGAGTTATCAGCTCTTCGGAGATCTAGTCAAAGTGGCCGGGCGGCACACCATCAAGGTAGGAGGCGACGGCCGCCAATACCGGCTTGACCTCACGACCTTCGGTGACGCCTCCGGCAACTTCACCTTCGGCCCCACCTTCCTGCAGTCCAGCTCCTCCGGCTCTGCACCCAAACCGGTTGCCTATGAGCTCGCCAGTTTTCTGCTGGGCCTGCCCACCGCCGGCAACTACACCCAGGCCACCACGGCCAACATGCATGCCTACTACATGGCCTTCTTCGTTCAGGATGACTGGCGCGTCAACGACAACCTGACCTTCAACCTCGGCCTGCGTTACGACCACCAGAACCCCCAGGAAGAGAAGCTCAGCCGCGTCGTCAACGGCTTCAACCCGACGGCCGCGACAAACGTCTCCGGAGCTGCGGCAGCGGCCTATGCGGCGAGTCCGATCAGCCAGGTTCCAGCCGGCTCCTTCAACACCAGCGGCGGCCTGACCTATCCCACCGGCGCGACCAACGGTGCCATCTACCAGACGCTTTCGCACAACGTCAGCCCGCGCATCGGCTTCAGCTTCACACCGCCTGCGCTTAATAAGAAGACGGTCATCCGTGGCGGCTTTGCCATGTTCGTGCAGCCCATCAACCTCTCCAACCTAGGCGCAAACGGCACCACCTCTTCAAGCGCGCAGGTCAACAACGAAGGCTTTACCAGCACGACGCCCTACGTCGCGACGAACAACAACTACCTGACCACGGCAAACACGCTCTCCAACCCATTTCCTAATGGCTTCACCGTCGCACCCGGCAGCTCACTCGGCGCAAGCACCTTCCTGGGCCAGACGGTGGCGTTCGCGGCGCCAGCCGTGCATGATCCGTACTCCCTGCGCTGGAACCTCGGCGTGCAGCAGTCGCTGACACCCAGCCTCCTGGTTGAGGTGGATTACGTCGGCAACCACTCGGTTCATCTGCCCGTCGGGGCCACGCAGCTCAACGTGATTCCCCGCCAGTTGCTCAGCACGTTGGCCACGCGCGATAACACCCTGGCCGCCTCCTACAACGGCACCTCGTGCTTGGCAATGTAA